The Arachis duranensis cultivar V14167 chromosome 9, aradu.V14167.gnm2.J7QH, whole genome shotgun sequence genomic sequence CAAAAATTGGTCCTCTTGAACTTTCCTAAATATGCAATTTTGATACCCTATATTTTGTTAAATCTTAAatgtgatattttttaataattgacgAACAAACTACCAACATGGTCAAACTGTAAATTTGAAAAACTTAGAAGGCTCAATTTGCACATTTAAAGTTTAGAAACTATAGTGTGCATGGCGTCATAAAAGGTCACAGGTGTAGGTGCAACTaacccttttattttttattttttgtaagagAATAAAGAACTAAAAACCTACAGTGGGTAAAGGAGATGATCAGGGATATCCTTGCCACACAAGTTGTGGTGTTCAATTGCTTTTGTATCTAACAAATAACATTCATGATCACATCTTCAGATGAATGATTTTTCACACAACTGAAGTTAATAAGACATGTCATCATCAGATGCAAGAGTTTAGTCATCATCCAGATGACATCTTAAGATAATGCAAATAATGCATGGAATCAATAATTCATGATGCTGTTACAGCCAGAAAAACAGGTGAATAGAACTGAATAATTGAATCATAGCAAGCCCAAAGTTTGACCATAAATGTTTTGATGAAAAATTTGCCAGGATTTTTTCTAGTGTTTTAGTATATTAACAAATAATAGCAAGCAACGACTCTAATAGGCGTAATGGATACACACCTTCCGTTTAATGGGTACAGATGGATTTGCTGTAGGCTTAAAAAATGATTCCAATCTGTTAGTGTTTGGAAGAGTGAAAGTGAAGGAattagaaaggaaaagaaaagaaaaaacattaAACATTCACGTCCAACGAGTTAAGGATCACATACCGGCCTTGTGACGACTTGTTCTTTGCtgctttaattttttcaattgcctatcagattaaaaaaataaataaataaataagttgttTTCTGAAGCAATGAAATCCCACCATACCCTAATCAAACAGTCaacaaaaagatattatttgaaGCCACACACCTTTGTCACCCTATCAATGTTGAATCCATTCTCATTTACCAGAAATGTTACTAACCCCTGCAAGGCAACATGATCAAAGCTGGTTACATTGCCAAAGAACTCAATATATTTTGATAGAATTAATTTGAGTATGTGAATCTGTGTCTGTTTGGAAGGATTTTGTAACAGACTAGCTATTACTTCTTCATCTGGAGCAGACCACTTCAAATTAAGTTGCTCGTCTTCAGTTATGACCAATGGTTCTTTAAAAAGCCGTCGGGCCTCCTGATATGGCCAATCATCTGGAATGTGGTACCTGCTTCACACATTCAATACATTGTAAAGGATAAATTATCAACATGGTAAGGAGACACCACCACAAAAAAAGTACTCGAAGTTATTTTTATAGACAGTGGATATGGATGCTCTACACTGCATATCTGGAAAAATAGGCAGCATCAATGGGATATCAATCACTAGATAAAGAGGCCAAAATACATAACAGCCTCCAATAGCAGATATTTAATATAATGATGAAATGACACCAAGATACAACATGagtacaaaagaaaaatacatgGAACATGCATTCTCACAATCAGTAAACTTGGAAGAGCCCAAATATCTAAGCCAGACATCTGATTACAAATCCAGTGCGAATATAACAAAGGGAAGTAGGTAAGCCAAATTTCACCACACGATTAATATGTATCAAATTGCATAAAGTGGACAAGGGTGATTTAAAGaacggaagaaaagaaaaagaaaaacctttCTTTGTTTATATTCTCCAGTATCATCTCAATAGAACCATGTTGACGTATTAGCTTCAAAGCTGTTGTTCCTCCAATACCTGCAGCACACATCATGTTTATATTACATGGATGCACTGTTATATAGCAATCATAATGCCACACTTCAATTAACATCTCGCAAATCAAATTGAATATAAAGTACCTCGGATGCTTTCACAATAATCACACCCAGAAAGAATGCATAGGTCAATAAATTGGTCCATGCTCAATTGTAGGTCCTCCAAAACCTGAAACAACATAAATATCAACATAAGCACAGATCTAATAGTGAAAAACTTGACAAACTTTGAAAGCTTCAAGGACCTTGCTAATGTCAAATTCCATCACTGGAATCTTTTTGGAGCTGGGATCCATTAAATGGCGAAGAAATTTGGGAGCTCCAAATGTTAAAGAATCCATATCTTCTGAAGCTACAGCATAAACCTACAAGTAGTAAAATATTCAACATAAACATCAGAAAATTTATATTAGGAAATGTttgaaataatgaaattaattttaaaggatTGAACaatcaactaaaaaaatagCATGAAGTCATAACTAaagattataattataaatagaaaaaaaaaataaagaacaaaatatTCAAGGGGATGCAGTAGATATGAACTTGCCTTTCCAGCTTTACAAAGAGAAGCACACTGAGCCTCTGCTTCTGAAGGTGCCTGTTGAAGCCAAAGTCTTAGCCAGATCTAGACACACAGTACCAGTAATCATAAATACTTCAGTAGTACAATGTTACCTCAACAACGGGCACTCCCATGAGTCTTAAAAGCTTTTTGCAGTCTTCATTATGCTGCTTTGTCACCTACAAGAGTATGGCAAAATGGCATCAACAGCTCGCACCTAAAACCAAGGCTTTATCCATTACATGCAATAACTTATTAAACAAAGATGCCAAACCAACAAAGACTCACCTTCACAGTCCGTTTGCTGAATTTTTCAATGTCTTCCTTATTGGCTGTCTAAAATTACAAGAAAGAAGATATCCCCAAGATGAATATTGTTATTTAATAGAAGAAAATACTTGCACAAAGGAACCATAGAGATAACCCAATATCAAATTATGGACATACCTCCTTGGCTTCAGACAAATCCTCGGTAGCATCAGCCCTCCTCGTCAAACTGAACAACAACAAAACTTGTGAAAAAGACATCATTACGAGAACGAGAATAACTAAAACTAAGCCTTGTCTCTCAAGATGGGGTCAACTACATGAATCAAATGAGTATTTTATTATGAATCATATATGTGTTTAAATCATTTAtatctaaatctaaatcatttACCCTCCATTGAATCCAAGTTCCTAACTCCCGTCTCAACAAGCCTTCTCCAAGTATAGCCACTTACCAACTAAGATCAGATTCTATAATCTTCTCTATAATAGAAACTATCTCAAGTCCTTTATAATGCGAAACGTAATAATTCTAATCCTATCTAGTCTGTTGTGTACACTCACCCAAGCATCCTCACCTCTGAAACATTATTAAAGAACTTTTATCAAGTGgaaaaagaatatatttttctttttaaaaaaaataaagaaaacttcTTTAGATGCACAAGATGAATTGTGCAGTTTTTGCCACTATTTGGTAGGAGCATAATGCACCTTCAATGACAAACATGTTTTATGGTGTAGGATTATATGCCTAGCATCTATTTGGTGTAAAGTTCATGATGTTTATAGGGGACTTTCTCTCTCAGACATGTTGAGAGATTGAAAGCTATGCTTTATGGATaaatcttttgtttttgttttttcttccttcaaaaaaaaaaaaaaatcttttgttttgttttgctttCGTACAGGGATGCCCTTATCCCCAGTTTGTATTATCCTTCTCCTCATCTTAatgaaattcttttttatttttgggggGAAAAAATGAACAATCTGGAAATAACAAAACATCAACACAAAAATACCGTTTTGCCAGCTCTTGCTTCTTCAACTCTGGTGGTTTCCCATCAAAAACATATCTGGGAAAGAGGAAAATTTGCAAGGGAAAAAAATCAGCAATAGTGCATATGTTACAAAACAACACTTTCTCCTACGTTTCTATTGAAAGAAAGGAAATAGAAATAATacttaaaacaaataaacagaAAACGTAATAAGTAATTACACTGGTTTCATCCCAGCTTCGAGAAGCCTGATAGTCCTTGTAAACATGCCTTGCAAATGACTGTAACATACAAAAGCAAAGTCATCACACATTTCCAATAAAGAAATTATAAGAAAACACGAAAAGAGAAACATAACAAGACCCCACAATTAGGCAATACTCGAttgaaaattatgtgaatgtgaATTGATTATCACTAACTACCCCACCTAGTAACTTCACCAGCTTCATTAGTGAGCATTTCAGTTCCAATTCTTCCCACAACAATCTGCACCAAAAACCACACAAACATCAGAAACGAATTGCTGGAAGCATATAGTGGTAGCTAAGAGTGAGTAAGTAGTGCGGACAAGGAACTGGTAAATGCTCATGCTGGCGTCAATGGCGATCTTGCGTCCAAAGTAGCTCTCGAATTTATTCTCCTTCATGGCTTTCGGTGCATTGTCCGCCAAAAGCTTCGTTAAACCCTAGAATGAAATAACCTCCATGAGAATTCGTCAATGAAGGAAAATGAAACGTTGATTATAAAGAATAAAGctgaaatgaaaatgaaatgcgAAGAATTGTTGACCTTGATACCCATTTGGTTTGAGCAATTTGTGTTAGGAATGAGCAGAGAAGATGAGAAAGATGAGTGAGAcggcagaagaagaagaattagaaatGTGAGGGAGACGGTAACTGCTTCCCGCGCACTCTGCTCAAGGGTACTATTTTGCAATTTGCAGTAGGCCCAACCATTCGGCCCATATAACTAACGGCCCAATAAGCCCATTATTTTGCTTAGGGAATGATTGAGGCCTGCAGAAATTGCCTGTCCAAAACAAAAAGGAAGCCTACAGAAACCTAGGATAGGATTGCTACGAATCTGGGAACGAAAGTATCAATAAATTTCTCTGGCCACTCGCAAATCCTTAAATGGAGATTAGACAGCAGATTAGTTATTGGTCTGTCGGATTGAGAAATACtgtaaaaaaaaacatttcttccataaaattaaataaatgaatGGAAGGAGAGAAAGAACATATCTGCTATTGTGGAATAAAAATTTTGGCGAGATTTaattatgatgatgattttgaattttattaggttataattttaaatttgaattttatttaaaataattaatttttaaaatttttaaattgattattttaaatattggaGAAAAGACGTACGGAACACCAAATTTATGTATATGTTTGTTGCAATtatttatttgagttttttaaaaaaaaaaagctgaaaaaaatgaatgattttAAGGATATTTAGTTGAATTGGTgaatttttatttgttcataCAAtcatttttgttattgttatttggGTGAGGGTGAGGATGTTTATGGTAACTGTTATTCTACTAATCTACAATATCTATAGCTAATATATATCTTGCACGCATTTGAATAATGATACGAGACCTTTTTCCTGCTATTTTCTACTTGGCAATAATTATGCCGCAGCATACGAGAGGCACAACACAATCATAATTTAGTCTTGAACAGCAACTAACTAATGTTTTCGGTAGCTGTCAATTACATGAACGCAGCCCACAAGGGTCATCAGGTCCCTTAATCCTTTATTCCTTTTTCGCCAGCAGAATCCAACGAACAAAGCAATGACATAATCATACGTTCgaactcataaaaaaaataatcatacgTTTGAAACCTTCGTTAATTTGTCGCCTTGCTATGTATGTCCTAACCGGCTGCGTGTAACTGTAAATTCAAGGTTGACATATacttaataaataaagaatCACTTGTATGTGAATCAAAGACATCATTAGTTGTTGCCATGTTATGATGTTAATCACTTGCTGTATACTGCATATATACTTGTTAATTCAAGGTTGACATTAACAAAAACACTCgctaaaattaaaagtttaaaacgATATTGTTGTCATCTTAATAATTAAAACAGTTACTCTATGcttaatacaaaaattaaacacGTGCTTGTAGCATTTGCCAATATAATTGCCGCCCACATTGATAGATTCTTGATAAAGAATAAGTAGCCGGGTGTTATCATTTGTCTTTATTTGAGATATTAATTTTATGTCTTAGACTAATTAAGGATGTAATGAATAGTTATATAAacatttatatgtatttttaattgcttaaatttttggataaaataattttattaatattagaaaACAATATAACACGGATAAATTTAtcgacaaatttttttattttcgatgaatttattgacaaattttatttgttggaaAAAAATCATATTGGTAATAgtttattgataaattttatcttttctcgTTAACTAATCGATGGAGTTTTCACcattatgaataaaatttccTTTGATAATTGCCTTATAGGTTTGGCGAATTCATCCGATTTTCGACAAATTTTTCATTGATAATGAACGTGAACCTTTTTGACGGCTTGATATCAAAGTTTATAATAGTATTATGACTTGATATTAAAGTTTTTATATGTCCAATAATCAAGAGAGAAGAGTGTTCTAAGGGTTACGTGAAACATTGATTTTGGACCTGAATATGAGGTTTAGACTCTTTTTAAGGCAGTGTTTGACTTGTTCGTACGCCGACGTGCCGCCATCCGAGTTCCTCGTGAGGAGGTaagggtggtacctgcaagaggatccgatgcttaagttagcaagagtttTAGACagatttttagtagattagaacGTGAATATAGCTGAGGAGTGTCagtatatttatagtagagCTCTTAACCACCTTtattggagtagttccaccttttattATTAGTGGATTTTCGTTCCATTTATCTTGGAAGTTTGTTAGGATTATAAGATAGTAGGAGAGATTTAGGGACGTAGTTACTTGAAAGACTTATCCGATCTCTTTCACTATGTCCGACCTCTTGTACCTCTTACAAGAGGTCTGGTATGTGGTGAAAGTCATCCTTTTGGAGTGggccttttttttcttattggaCCTgactttatgttttgggtcaggttataaacagtgcccctacttgagtcCGAACTTTCAAGAGGTTGGGCTCAAGCAATTTGAGACCTCCACTTCGTTGTCAGGTACCTGCTTTCACGAGGTCAAGTACttgttcaaattttttaacCTTACTGCATTAAATAGGGGGTGAGCTTTGCGCGACAGTTTTCTTGGACACCGCGCATAGCTTTAAAGAGTGGTGTGAAATGACTGTTTTTCCCCCTTCTTCTTTATAAAGTGTTTGCGCGCtccttttcttctcctttcttctcttctgAAAGTACTTCATTTGCTTCCTTTCATCACGGAAaaattttctcctttttttactTCACAACCAATCTCAGTTCCAAGATTTCTCCATCTTAGATCCTCTGAAGGTCTTGTTTTGCTGTGTGAATTGGAACGTTCGTGCTTACTGTTGTTTGACGTTCCCCCTTCCTTCTTCGAGTCTTCATCAAGGTTGGTGCTCCTGATTCTTGACTCCCTTTTTGCGTAACTGTGTTTTTTGAATCTGTTTCTTGTGTTGGGACAGTGTTTCGTGTAGTAGCGAAGATTTATTGCATTGTTGGTTTTATTTGTTCCTTGCAACTTCTTTGACTGCTGTTTATGTTGTCTACTAAGAGACCCTTTTGGACCGTTTTTGTTGATTACAATCACTGTTGAATATTTAGCtgtatttttggaatttttgtgG encodes the following:
- the LOC107465095 gene encoding flap endonuclease 1 isoform X4 translates to MGIKGLTKLLADNAPKAMKENKFESYFGRKIAIDASMSIYQFLIVVGRIGTEMLTNEAGEVTSHLQGMFTRTIRLLEAGMKPVYVFDGKPPELKKQELAKRLTRRADATEDLSEAKETANKEDIEKFSKRTVKVTKQHNEDCKKLLRLMGVPVVEAPSEAEAQCASLCKAGKVYAVASEDMDSLTFGAPKFLRHLMDPSSKKIPVMEFDISKVLEDLQLSMDQFIDLCILSGCDYCESIRGIGGTTALKLIRQHGSIEMILENINKERYHIPDDWPYQEARRLFKEPLVITEDEQLNLKWSAPDEEGLVTFLVNENGFNIDRVTKAIEKIKAAKNKSSQGRLESFFKPTANPSVPIKRKETPQANAKESNKKTKATVAKKKK
- the LOC107465095 gene encoding flap endonuclease 1 isoform X2 → MGIKGLTKLLADNAPKAMKENKFESYFGRKIAIDASMSIYQFLIVVGRIGTEMLTNEAGEVTSHLQGMFTRTIRLLEAGMKPVYVFDGKPPELKKQELAKRLTRRADATEDLSEAKETANKEDIEKFSKRTVKVTKQHNEDCKKLLRLMGVPVVEAPSEAEAQCASLCKAGKVYAVASEDMDSLTFGAPKFLRHLMDPSSKKIPVMEFDISKVLEDLQLSMDQFIDLCILSGCDYCESIRGIGGTTALKLIRQHGSIEMILENINKERYHIPDDWPYQEARRLFKEPLVITEDEQLNLKWSAPDEEGLVTFLVNENGFNIDRVTKAIEKIKAAKNKSSQGRLESFFKPTANPSVPIKRKESKCMLKSFKPDIEHKMFSLQTFNCSRPMVSGKLSLPKHNLGSKHHVSLSLFRGVCFGA
- the LOC107465095 gene encoding flap endonuclease 1 isoform X3, which produces MGIKGLTKLLADNAPKAMKENKFESYFGRKIAIDASMSIYQFLIVVGRIGTEMLTNEAGEVTSHLQGMFTRTIRLLEAGMKPVYVFDGKPPELKKQELAKRLTRRADATEDLSEAKETANKEDIEKFSKRTVKVTKQHNEDCKKLLRLMGVPVVEAPSEAEAQCASLCKAGKVYAVASEDMDSLTFGAPKFLRHLMDPSSKKIPVMEFDISKVLEDLQLSMDQFIDLCILSGCDYCESIRGIGGTTALKLIRQHGSIEMILENINKESRYHIPDDWPYQEARRLFKEPLVITEDEQLNLKWSAPDEEGLVTFLVNENGFNIDRVTKAIEKIKAAKNKSSQGRLESFFKPTANPSVPIKRKETPQANAKESNKKTKATVAKKKK
- the LOC107465095 gene encoding flap endonuclease 1 isoform X1; the protein is MGIKGLTKLLADNAPKAMKENKFESYFGRKIAIDASMSIYQFLIVVGRIGTEMLTNEAGEVTSHLQGMFTRTIRLLEAGMKPVYVFDGKPPELKKQELAKRLTRRADATEDLSEAKETANKEDIEKFSKRTVKVTKQHNEDCKKLLRLMGVPVVEAPSEAEAQCASLCKAGKVYAVASEDMDSLTFGAPKFLRHLMDPSSKKIPVMEFDISKVLEDLQLSMDQFIDLCILSGCDYCESIRGIGGTTALKLIRQHGSIEMILENINKESRYHIPDDWPYQEARRLFKEPLVITEDEQLNLKWSAPDEEGLVTFLVNENGFNIDRVTKAIEKIKAAKNKSSQGRLESFFKPTANPSVPIKRKESKCMLKSFKPDIEHKMFSLQTFNCSRPMVSGKLSLPKHNLGSKHHVSLSLFRGVCFGA